One part of the Nitrospirota bacterium genome encodes these proteins:
- a CDS encoding RDD family protein: protein MSEEPRRAGLLLRTAAKILDLILIAAVIEVIPRAGFLAGLAYLLLGDGLFDGRSLGKKLIRLKAVSINALQPCTFREALLRNSTLGLGYILWLVPWIGWIALPVIAAVEFILILGNKEGRRLGDEIAGTTVIER, encoded by the coding sequence ATGTCCGAGGAACCGAGAAGGGCTGGGCTCCTTCTGAGAACAGCCGCAAAAATCCTTGATCTCATTCTTATTGCAGCAGTAATCGAAGTTATACCGAGGGCCGGTTTTCTTGCCGGTTTGGCCTATCTGCTCCTGGGCGATGGCCTGTTCGACGGCAGAAGCCTTGGGAAAAAGCTGATCCGACTGAAGGCAGTTTCCATAAATGCTCTTCAGCCCTGTACCTTCCGGGAAGCTCTGCTGAGAAACAGCACCCTCGGCCTGGGATATATTCTATGGCTCGTACCATGGATCGGCTGGATCGCCCTCCCGGTGATAGCAGCAGTTGAGTTTATTCTGATCCTCGGAAATAAAGAGGGCAGACGCCTGGGCGATGAGATCGCCGGGACAACCGTAATCGAACGTTAA
- a CDS encoding adenylyl-sulfate reductase subunit alpha, producing the protein MEKETCNFSFCAKPEVVEIETDILLIGGGMACCGAAFEAARWATPKGIKITMVDKAATDRSGAVAMGLSAINTYMGENDPADYVKMVRNDLMGIIREDLVYDLGRHVDDSVQLFEEWGLPIWKMGDDGFSLDGFQARDAGKALLKDGGKPVRSGKWQIMINGESYKVIVAEAAKRALEFNRVATGGAQNHFERVFIVKLYHDANDPKRVAAAAGFSVRENKIYIFKARVMVNASGGAVNVFRPRSTQEGQGRAWYPVWNSGSGYALGLQAGAELTMMENRFVPARFKDGYGPVGAWFLFFKAKATNALGEDYCANAEGLADAQAKYTEKYVNPHALGTAIRNHLMMRDMKAGKGPILMRTDDAMAAINATFKEKLGEKEGAKKVKHLEAEAWEDFLDMAIGQAGLWACKNVEPDKEPSEIMPTEPYLLGSHAGCAGFWCSGPDDLGSPDHYHWGYNRMSTVPGLFMAGDICGASGHKFSSGSHAEGRIAAKSALAFLLDNADYKPAIKETADQIAADLYLPFETYEKYKTVSTDPFVNPHYIRPKMLQTRLQKIADEYFGGISTWYMTSKTMLDEGLKLLEMLKEDANKMAASNLHELMRCWENFHRILSVEAHARHILFREESRYPGYYYRGDFDKIDDANWKCFVNSKYDAEKNTWEMKKVPYVQIVD; encoded by the coding sequence ATGGAAAAGGAAACCTGTAATTTTTCATTTTGTGCAAAGCCGGAAGTCGTTGAGATCGAGACCGATATCCTTCTCATCGGCGGCGGAATGGCATGTTGCGGCGCAGCATTTGAGGCTGCACGCTGGGCAACCCCGAAGGGAATAAAGATCACCATGGTCGACAAGGCAGCAACAGACAGAAGCGGCGCTGTTGCAATGGGTCTGTCGGCTATCAATACCTATATGGGCGAGAATGATCCTGCCGATTACGTAAAGATGGTCAGGAACGACCTTATGGGCATCATCAGGGAAGACCTTGTGTATGACCTTGGAAGGCACGTTGACGACTCAGTCCAGCTCTTCGAGGAATGGGGTCTTCCGATCTGGAAGATGGGCGACGACGGATTCTCCCTCGACGGCTTCCAGGCAAGAGATGCAGGTAAGGCTCTCCTGAAGGACGGCGGCAAGCCGGTCCGTTCAGGCAAGTGGCAGATCATGATCAACGGCGAATCCTACAAGGTTATCGTTGCAGAGGCTGCAAAAAGAGCCCTCGAGTTCAACAGGGTTGCAACAGGCGGCGCGCAGAACCATTTTGAAAGAGTCTTTATCGTAAAGCTCTATCACGATGCCAACGACCCCAAGAGGGTTGCAGCAGCTGCAGGCTTCAGCGTCCGTGAGAACAAGATCTATATCTTCAAGGCGAGGGTTATGGTCAATGCTTCAGGCGGCGCAGTTAACGTATTCAGGCCGAGATCCACTCAGGAAGGCCAGGGCAGAGCCTGGTACCCTGTATGGAACTCAGGTTCAGGCTATGCACTCGGCCTCCAGGCTGGTGCTGAGCTGACCATGATGGAAAACAGGTTCGTCCCTGCGCGGTTCAAGGACGGGTACGGCCCGGTTGGCGCATGGTTCCTCTTCTTCAAGGCAAAGGCAACCAACGCCCTTGGTGAAGACTATTGCGCAAACGCTGAAGGCCTTGCCGACGCACAGGCAAAATATACTGAAAAGTATGTTAATCCACACGCTCTCGGCACCGCTATTCGTAACCACCTCATGATGAGGGATATGAAGGCAGGCAAGGGCCCGATCCTTATGAGGACCGACGATGCAATGGCAGCTATTAACGCTACCTTCAAGGAGAAGCTCGGCGAAAAGGAAGGCGCAAAGAAGGTCAAGCACCTCGAAGCTGAGGCATGGGAAGACTTTCTCGATATGGCTATCGGACAGGCAGGCCTCTGGGCATGCAAGAACGTAGAGCCGGACAAGGAGCCTTCAGAAATCATGCCGACAGAGCCGTATCTCCTCGGTTCACACGCAGGCTGCGCAGGTTTCTGGTGCAGCGGACCTGATGATCTTGGTTCACCTGACCACTATCACTGGGGTTACAACAGGATGTCCACTGTCCCCGGCCTCTTCATGGCTGGTGATATCTGCGGTGCATCAGGCCACAAATTCTCCTCAGGCTCACACGCAGAGGGCAGGATTGCAGCCAAGTCAGCATTGGCGTTCCTCCTTGATAATGCCGATTACAAACCGGCGATCAAAGAGACCGCTGATCAGATCGCAGCAGACCTGTATCTCCCGTTCGAGACCTACGAGAAATACAAGACTGTTTCAACAGATCCTTTCGTCAATCCTCACTACATCAGGCCGAAGATGCTTCAGACCAGGCTTCAGAAGATCGCTGACGAGTACTTTGGCGGCATCTCCACATGGTATATGACCTCAAAGACCATGCTGGATGAGGGTCTCAAGCTCCTCGAAATGCTGAAGGAAGACGCCAATAAAATGGCAGCTTCAAACCTGCATGAGCTGATGAGATGCTGGGAGAACTTCCACAGAATCCTTTCTGTTGAGGCACATGCCCGTCACATCCTCTTCAGGGAAGAGTCCAGATACCCTGGGTACTACTACAGGGGCGACTTCGATAAGATCGATGACGCTAACTGGAAATGCTTTGTCAACTCAAAGTATGATGCTGAAAAGAATACCTGGGAAATGAAGAAAGTTCCCTATGTTCAGATCGT
- a CDS encoding XTP/dITP diphosphatase, whose translation MNIVLATRNRKKVEEMKRMFPGHKITFKTLDAFPGCPEVEEDGLTFRANAKKKALAVARYTGCPSLADDSGLEVKFLNNAPGVFSARYAGEGADDAKNVKKMLRQMRAVTNNEERQARFVCCMVFALPDGTCRTFTGYVRGRIAEKPKGYNGFGYDPIFYPTGHDRTFAEMADSEKDELSHRGRAMEKLHTYLKSIL comes from the coding sequence ATGAATATCGTGCTGGCAACAAGGAACAGAAAAAAGGTCGAGGAGATGAAAAGGATGTTTCCCGGTCATAAAATCACGTTCAAGACCCTCGATGCCTTTCCCGGATGTCCCGAAGTCGAGGAAGATGGACTGACGTTTCGGGCGAACGCCAAAAAAAAAGCCCTTGCCGTAGCGCGCTATACCGGCTGTCCGTCCCTTGCGGATGATTCGGGGCTTGAAGTGAAATTCCTCAATAATGCCCCCGGGGTCTTCTCTGCCCGGTATGCCGGGGAAGGTGCTGATGACGCGAAGAATGTAAAAAAAATGCTCAGGCAGATGAGAGCGGTTACAAATAATGAGGAGCGGCAGGCCAGGTTTGTCTGCTGTATGGTATTTGCCCTTCCTGATGGGACGTGCAGGACTTTTACCGGATATGTGAGAGGCAGGATCGCGGAGAAACCGAAAGGTTATAATGGGTTTGGTTATGACCCTATTTTTTACCCCACGGGGCATGACAGGACTTTTGCCGAAATGGCTGATTCAGAGAAGGATGAGTTGAGCCATAGGGGCAGGGCAATGGAGAAACTCCATACGTATTTGAAATCAATCCTCTAA
- the aprB gene encoding adenylyl-sulfate reductase subunit beta, which yields MPSFVITEKCDGCKAQDKTACQYICPNDLMALNRDLMKAYNQEPEQCWECYNCVKICPQQAIEVRGYQDFSPLGGNVIPMRGTDSIMWTIKFRNGSLKRFKFPIRLTAEGSIDPYAGRPEADMAKLKQPGFFTHQGAGKVMPTVKK from the coding sequence ATGCCAAGTTTTGTTATCACAGAAAAGTGCGACGGTTGCAAAGCGCAGGACAAGACAGCATGCCAGTACATCTGCCCTAATGACCTCATGGCCCTTAACAGGGATCTCATGAAGGCATACAACCAGGAGCCGGAACAGTGCTGGGAGTGCTACAACTGTGTAAAGATCTGCCCTCAACAGGCGATCGAAGTCAGAGGTTATCAGGACTTTTCACCCCTGGGAGGAAATGTTATCCCGATGAGAGGTACTGACTCCATTATGTGGACGATCAAGTTCAGGAACGGGTCCCTCAAGAGATTCAAGTTCCCGATCAGACTGACTGCAGAAGGCTCTATTGATCCGTATGCAGGGAGGCCGGAGGCTGACATGGCTAAGCTTAAGCAGCCAGGTTTCTTTACACATCAGGGCGCGGGCAAAGTAATGCCCACCGTCAAGAAATAA
- a CDS encoding adenylate kinase — protein sequence MRLVLLGAPGAGKGTQAKKIIEKNAIPQISTGDLLRAAVAAGTELGNAAKAVMDKGELVPDSVVLGMVEERLKQDDCKAGYILDGFPRNTTQAEALDAMLAKLGMSLTAALSVDVPLENLMKRLTGRRTCKACGQMFNVFFGAPKKEGVCDKCGGELFQRDDDKEETIKKRLDVYTAQTAPLIDYYGKKNILKSVDGGTGTIDEIFVKVCNALDLK from the coding sequence ATGAGGTTAGTACTGCTTGGAGCGCCTGGCGCCGGTAAGGGGACGCAGGCAAAGAAGATCATAGAGAAGAACGCCATACCGCAGATATCAACGGGCGATCTGTTGAGGGCGGCTGTTGCTGCAGGCACTGAACTTGGCAATGCGGCCAAGGCTGTTATGGATAAGGGAGAGCTTGTGCCTGACAGTGTTGTGCTGGGCATGGTTGAGGAGAGGCTTAAGCAGGATGACTGCAAGGCCGGGTACATCCTTGATGGATTCCCCAGAAATACAACGCAGGCTGAAGCCCTTGATGCGATGCTGGCAAAGCTCGGCATGTCCCTTACGGCAGCTCTCAGCGTTGATGTGCCTCTTGAGAATCTCATGAAGAGGCTTACCGGCAGGAGGACCTGCAAGGCCTGCGGTCAGATGTTCAATGTATTTTTCGGCGCGCCGAAAAAAGAGGGTGTCTGCGACAAGTGCGGCGGCGAACTCTTCCAGCGGGACGACGATAAAGAAGAGACGATCAAAAAGAGGCTCGATGTATACACTGCCCAGACAGCCCCGCTGATCGATTATTACGGCAAGAAGAATATCCTGAAATCAGTTGACGGCGGCACAGGTACGATCGATGAGATCTTCGTCAAGGTCTGTAATGCCCTTGACCTGAAATAA
- a CDS encoding rod shape-determining protein produces MFSNDLAIDLGTANTLVYVKGRGIVCDEPSVVVIRKDNRKTIAVGAEAKKMLGKTPANIMAIRPMKDGVIADFDATGEMLKYFIKKVHNRRSFVSPRVIIGVPSGITQVEQRAVKDAAEASGAREVYLIEEPMAAAIGVGLPVGEPSGNMIVDIGGGTTDVAVISLDGVVYSKAVRVGGDKMDEAIMAYIKRRYNLMIGETTTEQIKINIGSAFSAGGPDKRVMDIKGRDLISGIPKTITINEDEIREALSEPTNIILDTIKAALENTPPELAADIVDRGIVLAGGGALLRGLDMLIKQETNLPVIVAENALTAVVQGVGKMLDELELLRRIAIN; encoded by the coding sequence ATGTTTTCAAATGACCTTGCTATCGATTTGGGGACGGCAAACACCCTGGTATACGTAAAAGGAAGGGGCATCGTCTGTGACGAGCCCTCTGTTGTCGTCATCAGAAAAGACAACCGCAAGACCATTGCGGTGGGAGCAGAGGCAAAAAAGATGCTCGGTAAGACGCCGGCGAATATCATGGCGATCAGGCCGATGAAAGACGGTGTCATTGCTGACTTCGACGCCACCGGCGAAATGCTGAAATACTTCATCAAGAAGGTCCATAACAGGCGGAGTTTTGTCTCGCCGAGGGTTATCATCGGTGTTCCGTCAGGCATTACTCAGGTTGAGCAGAGGGCGGTCAAGGACGCGGCAGAGGCCTCAGGGGCCCGTGAAGTTTACCTGATCGAAGAACCGATGGCAGCGGCAATCGGCGTCGGCCTTCCTGTGGGGGAGCCCTCAGGCAACATGATCGTTGATATCGGCGGCGGCACGACTGATGTGGCTGTCATCTCTTTGGACGGCGTCGTCTATAGCAAGGCCGTTCGCGTAGGCGGGGACAAGATGGACGAGGCGATCATGGCCTATATAAAAAGAAGATACAACCTTATGATAGGCGAGACCACAACCGAGCAGATCAAGATAAATATCGGCTCCGCCTTCAGCGCGGGTGGTCCTGATAAGCGCGTCATGGATATCAAGGGCAGGGACCTGATCTCGGGCATCCCAAAGACGATCACCATAAATGAGGATGAGATCCGCGAGGCACTGTCTGAACCGACCAACATTATCCTCGACACGATCAAGGCAGCGCTTGAAAATACACCGCCTGAGCTCGCAGCCGACATTGTTGACCGGGGCATTGTACTTGCCGGAGGCGGAGCACTTCTGCGCGGCCTTGATATGCTTATCAAGCAGGAGACGAATCTGCCGGTCATTGTGGCCGAAAATGCGCTCACCGCTGTTGTACAGGGGGTCGGCAAGATGCTCGACGAGTTGGAGCTGCTCAGAAGAATCGCAATTAACTGA
- the sat gene encoding sulfate adenylyltransferase has protein sequence MIKPHGSDELNPLFVYDTAKNEALQKEAKGLASIVVSSATAANAVMMGGGYFNPLTGYMNKADALSVANNMKTTSGLFWPTPVLNLVKDAGAIKAGDRIALKDPNVEGNPVLAVMDVEAVEEFSDADMALISEKVYRPRAGEAHPGVDAFNAQGKVCISGPIKVLNFSYFQDEFPDTFRTAVEIRNEIAERGWKKVVAFQTRNPMHLAHEELCHMAMKRLGCDGLVIHMLLGKLKAGDIPAPVRDAAIRKMVELYFPKNSAMVTGYGFDMLYAGPREGVLHAVFRQNMGATHFIVGRDHAGVGDHYGAFDAQTIFDNEVPAGALKIEIFKADHTAYSKKLDKVVMMCEAPDHKKEDFVLLSGTKVREMLGNGIAPPKEFSRPEVAEILIKYYQSLGK, from the coding sequence TTGATTAAGCCACATGGTTCAGATGAACTAAATCCACTATTTGTATATGACACGGCTAAAAATGAAGCCCTGCAAAAAGAAGCAAAGGGTCTGGCTTCGATTGTTGTGAGCTCAGCTACTGCAGCCAATGCAGTTATGATGGGCGGTGGTTACTTCAACCCGTTAACAGGCTACATGAATAAGGCAGATGCCCTGTCTGTTGCCAATAATATGAAAACAACATCTGGTCTGTTCTGGCCTACACCGGTTTTAAACCTGGTTAAGGATGCCGGCGCGATCAAGGCCGGTGACCGTATTGCCCTGAAAGATCCAAACGTTGAAGGGAATCCTGTGTTGGCCGTTATGGACGTAGAAGCAGTTGAAGAATTCAGCGATGCAGATATGGCGCTGATATCTGAAAAGGTCTACCGTCCCAGGGCTGGTGAAGCCCATCCGGGTGTTGACGCATTTAACGCCCAGGGCAAAGTCTGTATTTCCGGCCCAATCAAAGTGCTGAACTTCTCATACTTCCAGGATGAGTTTCCGGACACATTCCGTACCGCAGTCGAAATTCGTAACGAAATCGCTGAACGCGGCTGGAAGAAGGTTGTCGCTTTCCAGACCCGTAACCCGATGCATCTGGCCCACGAAGAACTTTGTCACATGGCAATGAAGCGTTTAGGTTGTGATGGTCTGGTTATTCACATGTTGCTCGGTAAATTGAAGGCGGGAGATATCCCGGCACCTGTTCGCGATGCTGCGATCCGTAAAATGGTCGAACTGTACTTCCCCAAAAACAGTGCAATGGTTACCGGTTATGGTTTCGATATGCTTTATGCCGGCCCGCGTGAAGGTGTACTGCATGCTGTTTTCCGTCAGAACATGGGCGCAACCCACTTCATTGTCGGTCGTGACCACGCAGGTGTAGGTGATCACTACGGTGCATTTGATGCGCAGACCATCTTTGACAATGAGGTCCCTGCAGGTGCACTGAAGATCGAGATCTTCAAGGCTGACCATACCGCATACTCGAAGAAACTGGACAAGGTCGTTATGATGTGTGAAGCACCTGACCATAAAAAAGAAGACTTCGTTCTGCTTTCAGGCACAAAGGTCCGTGAAATGTTGGGCAACGGTATTGCGCCGCCCAAAGAATTTTCGCGTCCTGAAGTGGCAGAAATTCTGATCAAGTATTATCAGAGTCTCGGCAAGTAA